From Actinomycetota bacterium, one genomic window encodes:
- a CDS encoding ABC transporter ATP-binding protein, translating into MSLTVAEGELLALLGRNGMGKTTLLRAIAGLRPPVLTRGSIRVAGEDVSTLPSYQVARRGVSLVPQGRRVFGSLTVEENLRIVARPNRGWDLARVYDLFPRLVERRSQASSTLSGGEQQMLAIGRSLMTDPRLLLMDEPSEGLAPAVLDLILDRLLQIKLQGQAVMLAEQNVDLALEVADRVCILGEAGAIGWSGPPATLRDNPAILRELVGL; encoded by the coding sequence GTGAGCCTGACGGTCGCCGAGGGCGAACTCCTCGCCCTGCTGGGTCGCAACGGGATGGGCAAGACGACCCTGCTGCGGGCAATCGCCGGCCTCAGGCCGCCGGTGCTGACCCGCGGTTCCATCCGGGTCGCCGGGGAGGACGTCTCGACGCTCCCGAGCTACCAGGTGGCACGTCGGGGCGTGAGCCTGGTGCCCCAGGGCCGTCGGGTCTTCGGAAGCTTGACCGTCGAGGAGAACCTGCGCATCGTGGCTCGCCCGAACCGGGGCTGGGACCTGGCGCGCGTCTACGACCTCTTTCCGCGGCTGGTGGAGCGCCGAAGCCAGGCCAGCTCGACGCTTTCGGGCGGTGAGCAGCAGATGCTCGCCATCGGGCGTTCCCTCATGACCGATCCGAGACTGCTGCTGATGGACGAGCCGTCGGAGGGCCTCGCGCCGGCCGTGCTCGACCTGATCCTGGACCGCCTGCTCCAGATCAAGCTGCAGGGCCAGGCCGTCATGCTGGCCGAGCAGAACGTCGACCTCGCCCTCGAGGTGGCCGACCGGGTCTGCATCCTCGGTGAGGCAGGCGCGATTGGGTGGTCGGGGCCACCGGCGACCCTCCGCGACAACCCGGCCATCCTGCGGGAGCTCGTGGGGCTGTGA